The Metabacillus litoralis genome contains a region encoding:
- the cls gene encoding cardiolipin synthase produces MLLGGWRLNIVFIICFVIVAIICWWTIDYHLGRRNHLATSKYTQFPQRKSDITLITDGDTLYKDLFESIKNSTKSIHVLFFIVKNDEISHEFLTILGEKARQGVEVRLLLDYVGSSKLTKKRIQHLKDNGVRFAFTHKPKFPYLFYTTQARNHRKITVLDGKISYLGGFNIGKEYLGNDPKLGYWRDFHLKITGEGTADLQEQFLKDWYDSTGENDVDNPQYYPNQPLGKSEHMFISTYGENLEKHFISFIRDAKQDILICSPYFIPGKVILDELLAALSRGVRVRIMVPMRKDHPLVKEASFPYFGPLLLAGCEIHQYYHGFFHAKMIMIDDHLCDIGTANFDKRSFYLNDEMNCLIYDREFIQEVKKFVQGDLGRSELLTYQAYQKRSLFEKGKERFATLVSHFL; encoded by the coding sequence ATGCTGCTAGGAGGATGGCGTTTGAACATCGTATTCATTATTTGCTTTGTCATAGTGGCAATTATCTGCTGGTGGACGATTGATTATCACCTTGGTAGAAGAAATCACCTTGCAACATCAAAGTATACGCAATTTCCTCAACGTAAAAGTGATATTACCCTTATTACAGATGGAGATACTTTATATAAAGATCTTTTTGAGAGCATTAAAAATAGTACAAAAAGTATCCATGTGCTATTCTTCATTGTGAAAAATGATGAAATCAGTCATGAGTTTTTAACGATTTTGGGTGAGAAAGCAAGGCAAGGTGTCGAAGTGCGCCTTTTACTTGATTATGTAGGCAGCTCAAAGCTGACGAAAAAAAGGATTCAACATCTAAAAGACAATGGTGTTCGTTTTGCTTTTACTCATAAACCTAAGTTTCCTTACCTTTTTTATACAACGCAAGCAAGGAATCATCGGAAAATAACCGTTTTAGATGGTAAAATTTCTTATTTAGGTGGCTTTAATATTGGAAAAGAATATCTTGGGAACGATCCAAAGCTAGGATACTGGAGAGATTTTCACCTGAAAATCACCGGAGAAGGCACGGCCGATTTACAGGAGCAATTTTTAAAGGACTGGTATGATTCTACTGGTGAAAACGATGTAGATAATCCCCAGTACTATCCTAACCAGCCACTTGGAAAGAGTGAGCATATGTTCATCTCTACATATGGAGAAAATCTTGAAAAGCATTTCATTTCGTTCATTAGGGATGCTAAGCAAGACATTTTAATTTGCTCGCCCTATTTCATTCCGGGAAAAGTTATTTTGGATGAGCTTTTAGCTGCTCTATCAAGGGGCGTACGTGTCCGAATTATGGTGCCGATGCGAAAGGATCATCCGCTTGTAAAAGAAGCTTCTTTCCCATACTTTGGTCCCCTACTCCTTGCAGGCTGTGAAATTCACCAGTATTATCATGGCTTTTTTCACGCAAAGATGATTATGATTGACGATCATCTTTGTGACATTGGAACAGCAAACTTTGATAAAAGAAGCTTTTATTTAAACGATGAAATGAACTGCCTCATATATGACCGTGAATTTATTCAAGAGGTAAAAAAATTTGTTCAAGGTGATTTGGGTCGTTCAGAGCTGTTAACCTATCAGGCCTATCAGAAGAGATCTCTTTTTGAAAAAGGAAAAGAAAGGTTTGCAACATTAGTGTCGCATTTTTTGTAA
- a CDS encoding DUF1934 domain-containing protein codes for MSESTPIRIHVLSEIQNQHDDEKETIEVSTTGEYILKGKTIYLRYDETHELGSVKTTVKIADREVVVMRSGAVTMKQRFIEEELTLTDYGTPFGKLQLETYTKSLTIEKTELEDRLVILYDLQIDENEKHVHKLMITYKEE; via the coding sequence ATGTCGGAAAGCACGCCTATTAGAATCCATGTGTTGTCGGAAATCCAGAATCAACATGATGATGAGAAAGAAACGATTGAAGTTTCAACAACAGGTGAGTATATTTTAAAGGGAAAAACCATTTATCTCCGTTATGATGAAACTCATGAACTCGGATCGGTCAAAACTACTGTGAAAATTGCTGATCGTGAGGTTGTTGTGATGCGATCTGGTGCGGTTACGATGAAACAGCGTTTTATCGAAGAGGAGCTAACACTAACTGATTATGGTACACCTTTTGGCAAGCTTCAATTAGAAACCTACACTAAATCACTAACAATAGAAAAAACAGAGCTTGAAGATAGGCTCGTTATTTTATATGATTTGCAAATAGATGAAAATGAAAAGCATGTACATAAATTGATGATTACCTACAAGGAGGAGTAA
- a CDS encoding family 14 glycosylhydrolase: MCHFFKRFGISLLIILLTVSSLFSTSASADIKSDYKTYVMAPLTKITNWSDFAKQLATLKNNGVYALTTDVWWGDVEKNGNNQFDWSYYRQYAQTVRESGLKWVPIISTHQCGGNVGDDCNIPIPSWVWNLASTDTLTHKSETGYVSRETLSPWASGVVSTQYDELYESFAQNFSDYKDIIIKIYLSGGPAGELRFPSYVSNDGWSYPSRGKLQAYTETAKSDFRTYMQAKYSTLTNLNTAWKTNLTSWTQVNPPSDGDNFFSSGAAYNSQYGKDFMTWYQNVLIKHLNLISQKAHENFDATFGVPVGAKIAGIHWKMNDPSMPHASEYSAGYYNYASILDQFKASNLHLTFTCLEMDNSQEFTSPYYSAPKALVTQIANLATQRGIVLNGENALAISSSDASYSESRYRNTAQHLFNEGFSGFTLLRLANVVQSNGTKTAEMDRFRDILALQPIKVEFIVKNAPTAYGDTVYVTGNRWEMGMWNNPDGDMIKLTWDNTNKDWRGTATIAANRYYEFKAVIVGSNGSPKAWEPNGNNTWSTPNVSSNYTIQW, from the coding sequence ATGTGTCATTTTTTCAAAAGGTTTGGAATTAGCTTACTCATTATTCTACTCACCGTTTCTTCTCTCTTTTCAACCTCTGCAAGCGCAGACATCAAGTCAGATTATAAAACATACGTCATGGCACCACTTACAAAAATCACGAACTGGAGTGACTTTGCAAAGCAGTTAGCTACTTTAAAAAACAATGGGGTATATGCTTTAACAACTGATGTTTGGTGGGGTGATGTTGAAAAAAACGGCAACAATCAATTTGATTGGTCTTATTATCGTCAATATGCACAGACTGTAAGGGAATCTGGACTTAAATGGGTTCCGATCATCTCCACACACCAATGTGGCGGCAATGTTGGTGATGATTGCAATATTCCGATACCAAGCTGGGTTTGGAATTTAGCCTCAACTGATACACTTACTCATAAATCCGAAACCGGCTATGTGAGCAGAGAGACATTATCTCCATGGGCATCAGGTGTCGTCTCAACACAATACGATGAGTTATATGAATCATTTGCGCAGAACTTTTCAGACTATAAAGATATTATTATTAAAATCTACTTAAGTGGTGGACCTGCAGGGGAATTAAGATTTCCATCTTATGTATCAAACGACGGATGGTCTTATCCCTCAAGAGGAAAACTGCAAGCATATACAGAAACAGCGAAAAGTGACTTCCGAACATATATGCAAGCTAAATATAGTACTTTAACAAACTTAAACACTGCTTGGAAAACAAATCTTACTTCATGGACTCAGGTAAACCCACCTTCAGATGGAGATAACTTCTTCTCTTCAGGTGCAGCGTATAATAGCCAATATGGAAAAGATTTTATGACTTGGTATCAAAATGTTTTAATTAAACATCTTAACCTAATTAGTCAGAAGGCTCATGAAAATTTTGATGCTACATTTGGTGTTCCGGTCGGCGCTAAAATTGCCGGAATTCATTGGAAAATGAATGACCCTTCTATGCCACATGCATCTGAATACTCAGCAGGATATTACAATTATGCAAGCATACTTGATCAATTTAAAGCTAGTAATCTACATCTTACTTTTACATGTTTAGAGATGGACAACAGTCAAGAATTTACAAGTCCATATTACTCAGCACCAAAAGCACTTGTTACTCAAATTGCGAATTTAGCGACACAAAGAGGAATCGTACTTAACGGCGAAAATGCACTGGCAATCTCTAGCTCTGATGCCAGCTATAGTGAGTCCCGCTACCGAAATACCGCACAGCATTTATTCAATGAAGGCTTCAGCGGATTCACTCTGCTTCGTTTAGCAAATGTCGTTCAATCTAATGGCACAAAAACAGCTGAAATGGACCGATTCCGAGATATTTTAGCTCTACAGCCGATTAAAGTTGAATTTATCGTTAAAAATGCTCCTACTGCATACGGTGATACCGTTTATGTAACAGGAAACCGTTGGGAAATGGGCATGTGGAATAACCCAGATGGAGACATGATCAAACTTACTTGGGATAACACAAATAAAGACTGGCGCGGAACAGCAACTATCGCAGCGAATCGTTACTATGAATTTAAAGCGGTGATCGTCGGCTCAAATGGAAGTCCAAAAGCATGGGAGCCTAATGGTAACAATACTTGGTCTACGCCAAATGTGAGTTCGAATTATACGATTCAGTGGTAG
- the uvsE gene encoding UV DNA damage repair endonuclease UvsE: MIIRFGYVSHALSLWDCSPAKTLTFTRWKKLEEQERHEQLLYVTKQNLEHTLRMMHYNIAHEIMVYRMSSSIVPLATHPEVLWDYKTPFKDLLTEIGDLVKKYKLRTSFHPNQFTLFTSDKKHITENAVGDMTYHYDLLDAMGLADEAIINIHVGGAYGDKTKATERFHHNIKKLPTHIKKRMTLENDDKTYTTSETLAICQKEQIPLLFDYHHYMANKDDDENFLELLPTIFTTWDWVGIHPKIHVSSPKSEKEFRSHADYVDVEFLMPLLKGLKELNVDVDLMIEAKQKDKAALKLCEDVAKIRGVKRIGGATIEW; the protein is encoded by the coding sequence ATGATTATTCGGTTCGGCTATGTGTCACATGCTCTTTCTCTATGGGATTGTTCACCAGCCAAAACATTAACATTCACGAGATGGAAAAAGCTCGAAGAACAGGAACGACACGAGCAACTTTTATATGTAACGAAACAAAATCTGGAACATACTTTACGGATGATGCACTATAATATTGCCCATGAAATAATGGTATACCGAATGTCATCATCAATTGTCCCACTAGCTACCCATCCTGAGGTGCTATGGGATTATAAAACACCATTTAAGGATTTGCTCACTGAAATTGGAGATTTGGTTAAAAAGTATAAGCTTCGGACGAGTTTTCATCCAAATCAGTTTACACTGTTTACAAGCGATAAAAAGCATATTACAGAAAATGCAGTTGGTGATATGACCTATCATTATGATTTATTGGATGCGATGGGACTTGCTGATGAAGCCATTATTAACATTCATGTTGGCGGGGCTTACGGTGACAAAACTAAGGCTACAGAACGTTTTCATCATAATATTAAGAAACTGCCAACACATATAAAAAAGCGAATGACTCTAGAAAATGATGATAAAACCTATACAACATCAGAAACATTGGCCATTTGTCAAAAGGAGCAGATTCCCCTTTTATTTGATTATCATCATTACATGGCTAATAAAGACGATGATGAAAATTTTTTAGAACTGCTTCCTACTATTTTTACTACATGGGATTGGGTCGGAATACACCCAAAAATACATGTTTCCTCCCCAAAATCTGAGAAGGAATTTCGCAGTCATGCGGATTATGTTGATGTTGAGTTTTTAATGCCTCTATTAAAGGGGTTAAAAGAATTGAATGTTGACGTTGATTTGATGATTGAAGCAAAGCAAAAGGATAAAGCAGCATTGAAGCTTTGTGAGGATGTTGCGAAGATTAGAGGAGTTAAGCGGATTGGTGGCGCTACTATAGAATGGTAG
- the argS gene encoding arginine--tRNA ligase, producing the protein MNIVEQVKERLKDEIKASVLKAGLAEEAQIPDVLLELPKEKAHGDYSTNMAMQLARVAKKAPRAIAEAIVENFDKEKGSIEKIEIAGPGFINFYMNNSYLTDLIPNILKAGESYGEINVGNNEKVQVEFVSANPTGDLHLGHARGAAVGDSLCNVLAKAGYDVSREYYINDAGNQINNLALSVEARYFQALGKDTAMPEDGYHGEDIIGIGKKLAEEYGDKFVDQSSEERLSFFREYGLKYEMAKLKADLEEFRVPFDVWYSETSLYHNGKIDNALAALKEKGHIYEEDGATWFRSTTFGDDKDRVLIKNDGSYTYLTPDLAYHKDKLDRGFTKLINVWGADHHGYIPRMKAAIEALGYGKDTLEVEIIQLVHLYKNGEKMKMSKRTGKAVTMRDLIEEVGLDAVRYFFAMRSADTHMDFDLDLAVSKSNENPVYYAQYAHARICSMLRQGEEQGLSFEDNLKLDEISSEKEFDLLKKLGEFPQAVAEAAQKRIPHRITNYIYDLASTLHSFYNAEKVLDPENTEKSRARLGLMKATQVTLQNAFTIIGVSAPEKM; encoded by the coding sequence ATGAATATCGTTGAGCAAGTCAAAGAACGGTTAAAAGATGAAATCAAAGCTTCCGTTTTAAAAGCTGGTTTAGCTGAAGAAGCGCAAATTCCAGATGTTTTATTAGAACTTCCAAAGGAAAAAGCCCACGGAGATTATTCTACAAACATGGCGATGCAGCTTGCACGTGTAGCGAAAAAAGCACCACGCGCCATTGCAGAAGCGATTGTTGAAAACTTCGATAAAGAAAAAGGGTCAATCGAAAAAATTGAAATTGCTGGTCCAGGATTCATTAACTTTTACATGAATAACAGCTACCTTACAGACTTAATTCCTAATATCTTAAAAGCTGGCGAAAGCTACGGTGAAATAAACGTAGGAAACAATGAAAAAGTTCAAGTTGAGTTTGTTTCAGCAAATCCAACAGGCGACCTTCACCTAGGTCATGCCCGTGGAGCGGCTGTAGGTGATTCATTATGTAACGTATTAGCAAAAGCTGGGTACGATGTATCTCGTGAATACTACATTAATGATGCTGGAAACCAAATTAACAACTTAGCTCTTTCAGTAGAAGCTCGCTACTTCCAAGCCCTAGGTAAAGATACAGCAATGCCTGAGGATGGCTACCATGGAGAAGACATTATTGGCATCGGGAAAAAGCTTGCTGAAGAGTACGGAGATAAGTTCGTTGATCAATCTAGCGAAGAACGCCTAAGCTTTTTCAGAGAATACGGATTAAAATATGAAATGGCCAAGCTAAAAGCTGACTTAGAGGAATTCCGTGTACCATTTGATGTGTGGTACTCAGAAACGTCTCTTTATCATAACGGAAAAATTGATAATGCCCTTGCTGCATTAAAAGAAAAAGGCCACATCTATGAAGAAGATGGTGCAACATGGTTCCGCTCCACAACATTTGGTGACGACAAGGATCGTGTTTTAATCAAAAATGACGGCTCTTACACATATTTAACACCAGACCTTGCTTATCACAAGGACAAGCTTGACCGAGGCTTTACAAAGCTGATTAACGTATGGGGCGCAGACCACCATGGCTACATTCCTCGTATGAAGGCAGCGATCGAAGCACTTGGCTATGGCAAGGATACTCTTGAAGTTGAAATCATTCAGCTTGTTCATCTTTACAAAAATGGTGAAAAAATGAAGATGAGTAAACGTACAGGTAAAGCTGTTACAATGCGTGATTTAATTGAAGAGGTAGGTCTTGATGCTGTACGTTACTTCTTCGCAATGAGAAGCGCTGATACACATATGGACTTTGACCTTGATCTTGCTGTATCTAAATCAAACGAAAACCCTGTATACTACGCACAATATGCTCATGCACGTATTTGCAGTATGCTGCGCCAAGGTGAAGAACAAGGATTATCATTCGAAGATAACCTAAAATTAGATGAAATTTCATCTGAAAAAGAATTTGACTTACTGAAAAAACTAGGTGAATTCCCACAAGCAGTAGCGGAGGCAGCTCAAAAACGTATCCCGCACCGCATCACAAATTACATTTATGATTTAGCATCAACACTTCACAGCTTCTACAACGCTGAAAAAGTGCTAGATCCTGAAAACACAGAAAAAAGCCGTGCAAGACTAGGCCTAATGAAAGCAACGCAAGTTACATTACAAAATGCATTTACGATCATTGGTGTTTCTGCACCTGAGAAGATGTAA